The following nucleotide sequence is from Penicillium digitatum chromosome 5, complete sequence.
GTTCGGAAGGTGTGTACCCATTTGGCTCCAATCCTGCTTTCTCATCAGGCGGGCTAGATCCCGGCGCACACTGGGGTCGTCAATCAAGGCGAGCTTCTGGCGGATCTGAAGGGCCAGTGCTGTGATTTCGAGAAGTGCGGCGTTCGCTATGGTAGGATGTTGGTGCCGTTTGGAAATCGAAACGGCCGGTTTGGGTAGCACACTATGGGGGTGTGCATTTGCACGGATGATAGAGACGCTATTCCCCAGATAGGTGCTTGGGAGGGAGGCAAATCTTTTACGCAGGTCGACAATCATGACCATCTCTGCGGTTTTGTCGGTCTGGGCATCTTTCATCTGATGGGTGCGGGCTTTGTACATGTCGAGTGCAACTAAAGCAGTCAAAATGTCGTTGGTAGAAATGAATTTTTGCTTGGGATTTCTTGAGTCATCAACAGGCCTCACGTCATCGTCGTGCTGCCGGGACTGAAGATCTGACAACACCCCGCTACAGGCGGTCTTGAGCTGTGCGATGGTCGCAGCCGCGAAGTGAAAAGAGTAGACGTCCAGTTTGGGCATTACCCAGTCCGATTCGGCCGTTGGCGCTTCGATCTTGCAGTCCTGGCTTTCTTCCTTGTCCCGACAGGATGACCTGGCTGTTAGCATCCCAGCGTCGTCAACCAGACGCCTCAGATATATCTCTTCCTTGAGCTCAGATGTGGGTGTCAAATTCTGGGAGCCAGGGTCACGGCAACGCTCCGCTAGCTTTTCAATCAACCGCCCGGCCCCCGTGGCATCAAATACGCTGTGGTGGAACCCTACCGCCAGCACAAGGCCGTCTGCGAGGACGTTGACCTGGAGACGGAAAACAGGTCGTGGACCTGGTGAAATGGGCAACAAAGAGACAGGAGGCACGTAAGAATCGTCCAGAGATGCAAACTTCTCGGTCCTACTAGTTGTTGCTTTGATTTGGAGGTTTTTATTTGGTATCACGTGGTGGGGgtgatgcttgatggaaaCCATAGGAACTTCGTGGATCAGGGTTGAAGATGGTACGATCTGCATGACATTCTTCCTTCCATCTGGCGAGGTGGTTTGGATGACATCTCCGGCCAAAATTGGCAGCCTTTCAACAAGACCACTGACTCCTTGGTTGATGGCAATAAGACATTCTTCTGTGTTTTTGCGGAACGATAGAAAGAAGTTCATGAAAACCGGTCCCACCGTATGATCCAAGCAGGTGAGATAGAACGGTTCAAATGTCCTCACAGACTTGTTTGGTGTTTCTGGGACTGTCATTTTGTCCAAAGATCGGAAGATTGGACCTGCAAAAATCAATTCGACCTGTGTCTCTACGATGTATAAGAAATCACCTATGCTTTTCAGCTCAGAGCAGTTTCAAGTGTGATATGTCTGACACAAAGGACCGTGTAATTTGTCGTCATAGTAGAGAGTCTCCATTCAAATCCTTCCACCTGAGCCCATCCTTCCTATCTTCAATCGCCAAATGGCGGTGTAAGCTACCTATCATGGTTGCGTTCCTCGAACATATGAGCTGTCGATCCTCACGGCCGCGCATCTGCAAGGAGCCATAGGGTGGCGTATGCAACAGGGAAGTACATCTTAATGCCCAACAGGATGTCTGTAATCCTGTGGCTTGCAGCACAAAAGTACCCCTGTTCTTTTTTCGGCCATGTTACACCGGATAATTGAGGTTTTGGTGAACTTCTTTATGTTCGCATTTCATCCTTGTTAACTGAAGAATAAACTGTACTTGGTGGCTTTCATTCTCAACTTGCGATGTCTGTTCCGATTGGACGCCATGAGCTAGATCAGCTCTTTGGGACTAAGCCACCCCCAGGACTTGAAAGCATACAAGCCATGCGATGGGGAGCGAAAAATCCGCCCAATGATCCGCAGGTCTCGTTTTCAGGAAAAAATGTCATGATCACTGGTGCGAACTCGGGTATAGGGTATGAAGCTGCCATGAAGTTTGTCAAACTGGGAGCATCGAAGGTGATCTTGGCCGTTCGAACACCTGAAAAGGGGTATGCGGCCAAGCAAAAAATCCAGGTCTCTGTGGAGAAGGAGTGCAAATGTCATAGCATCATTGTCATGCAGCTTGATATGAATGATTTTGGAAGCGTGAAGCATTTTGCGACCGGCTTGGCGCAAGAGGTCGGAGCAGATGGCCTACAAGTCGCCATATTGAATGCTGGAGTTGCCCCTGGAACCTATTCAGTTGTCAAAGAAACAGGCTGGGAGTCAGCGCTACAGGTCAATGTCCTGTCCACGGCTTTGCTCGCCATCTGTATTCTACCTCTCCTCAAACAAGGGTCAGCCGAAAACGGGCAACCCGCACAGCTTATACTCACCGGTAGTGCTCAGTGCATCTCGGTGACGGAGAAGATGCCCTATGATGCTCCCAAAGTGCTGGAAGCTTTGAATGAGCCCGGGTCATTTCACCCGCGGAGCTCATATCTCACCACAAAACTCTTGGTTGTCTATGTTATGCAGGGATTGATAGACGATTATCTGGCTGCGCTTCCGGATCAACCACTCCCTGTGACTATCAGTGTAGTCTGCCCCGGCTATACAGTGACTAAAATCTGCCGGAACCTTTCCTGGCCTAGCAAAATTCTCATGATGTTGCTGAACACATATGGCGGGAGATCCGCGGAGGAGGGAAGTCGGTCCTTGATAAGTGCGTCGTTGCTTGGTGCAGATGGCCATGGAAAGTTTTGGACCAACGACAGCTTCCTGGAGTAAGTCATTCCAACTCTGATTGAATTTCACGTAGCATCTAAACATAACTGGCAGTGTTGAACATGCGTCCACAAGTGAGGGCCGGAAGCTTCAAGCTCGAGTGTGGAAGGAAATTCGTGAAGTTTGTGTAAATGAACTTTCAAAAGAAACAGATCGGCGTGTGCTCAGATGGGTGAGATAATGGTCGGATGACCGAGTCTAGCTCCCTCTGACGAAGCCTCATCACTGTATATGAGAAAAGACTCTCCAAGCATGAAGAGTTTTCCTTTGGTTCCAATCTGTATCTGTCATCACCGTTATTGGGAATCGTCTTCCCACATCTGCCACGTCTGATCGGATTTTGCAACAAGAAATTCAGTTTATGTTCGAGATAATACGGCAAAAATTCTCCAAAACGCTAAGAGAGGAGTTCACGTTTACTTGGCAATCAAAAGGTAGCCAAAGATGAGGATTGAAGCTTAAACAGAAAAGTCTATAGTACTAGGTTTGATCCGATTCATATGTACCGAGGAGCAATGATGTACATTAAGACCAGTTCCCACATTCACCAATTATTTTGAAGCATCGTTCTCCCGTTCCTTTAATGTTTCACGAACCTTGGGAAGAATGTATCGTCCATAATCAATGGCATCGTTCAGATTATCGTAGCCGCGGATGGAGATGAGATCGGCGCCAAGATCAACATAGTCAATGAGGGAATCGACGATAGTTTGGGGCGATCCAACCAAGGCAGTCGAGGCACCCTGTGCATTTGTTGCGGTCACAGTGGGATACCAAAGTGCGCGGTCCTGGACCTCCCCACGAGTGGCAATATCAAGAAGACGCCGAGAGCCCACATTCTGTGGGGGCGGCGCGTTCACGGGGACTCTACTTTGCCCATTCGCTCGGTTGGAATTCAGTGCATCAAGGGTTCGGTGGGCCTTGGCCCAGGCAAGATCTTCAGTCTCTGCGACAATAGGGCGGAAAGTCACCCAGATCCGAGGTCTGTCCGACTCGGGACGGCCGGCTTTTGCTGCCTCGGCATAGATGCGTTCAATTTGCTCCTTGGTTTCTTTCAAAGGTTCACCCCAAAGCCCAAAGATATCAGCAAGGGAGCCTCCAATGCGGTACGCTTCGGGCGATGAGCCACCGACTGAGACGGGGATGGAGTCGCCGGTCAGTCGAACTTGATTGCTGAATTGCTTGAAGGTGTAGTATTTGCTGTCCCAGTCAAATGGTTCATCGGACTTCCATGCACGGCGGAGAATTTTAATGTAATCTTCCAGGCGGCCGTAGCGTTCATCCTTGCTGAGGAAGTCACCTTCTTTCGCCTGTTCTGCGTCACTTCCACCGGCAATGAAGTGAACAACGACGCGACCGCGGCTGAGCTGATCGAGTGTAGCCAGTGCCTTTGCTGCCACTGTAGGGTACAGTGTGTTGGGTCGCAGAGCAATGATGACCTTGACGTTTTTGGTCACAGCCAGGATGGTGGCTCCAATGGTGAATGGGTCATAAAGTGCGGAGCCATAGGGAACCAGTGTGTAGTTATAACCGTAATCATCAAGGTTGCGAGCGTAGCGAACGAGATACTCGGGATCAATAGAGGCTTTGGCAATGGGATTGATCTCGGTAGAGGCGTTCGGAAACGTGACACTGATAAACTCCGCCATGGTGACTTGAGAACTTTTTGACGGTCTTGGATTTTTGTTGTCGGATACTATATGAAACAAGTTGTGGAATATCGATCTTCTTTTAATTCTTCAAAATCATAGTCTCTCCGGGCTGATTTGGCATCAACGCATGACGCAAGATGGTATCAGATTGCGTCTTAGCACGCAAGTAGATAACCACACCATCGCCCTTCGCGTCGGATCGCATGTTTCAGTTGCAATTCCCTACTAATTCAAGTAAGCGCTATGCCTTTAGTCGTATCAATGAACACTAGTATGAGAAATGGAAGGTATTGCGCGAGTATTGCGCAAGATGGTTCAGGAGAATCGCCATATGAGGTTGACAGGGATCCGCTAGGTAAGCCTATAGAAAGATGGCCGAAATCGCAGTTCAGTTGCGAGGTCAACTTGTGCAAGTCTTAAATCCCTTGATAACAACGTTGGGAGTTGGAATGCTGCACCCCTTTATGACACGACGGCTGGGATATTCTTCATCGTGATATGGCTCTGCGCATAAACACTCACGCCAAGGTAATACTAATGCATTTTACGATCGCTTCCAGTGGATACTGGTCTGTTGCAGGAGCCAATCTTTCCTAGGTGAGTGGAAAAGGcgtgatgatgttgaattgCGACATTTGTGTTGTCTGTACTGGATAACTTAGTAGGATGTTTCCTTCGGGAAGCTCTTTTCCAGCAGTTCCCATCAACAAAGTGAGCTCTGCCCCAG
It contains:
- a CDS encoding TqaC; the protein is MSVPIGRHELDQLFGTKPPPGLESIQAMRWGAKNPPNDPQVSFSGKNVMITGANSGIGYEAAMKFVKLGASKVILAVRTPEKGYAAKQKIQVSVEKECKCHSIIVMQLDMNDFGSVKHFATGLAQEVGADGLQVAILNAGVAPGTYSVVKETGWESALQVNVLSTALLAICILPLLKQGSAENGQPAQLILTGSAQCISVTEKMPYDAPKVLEALNEPGSFHPRSSYLTTKLLVVYVMQGLIDDYLAALPDQPLPVTISVVCPGYTVTKICRNLSWPSKILMMLLNTYGGRSAEEGSRSLISASLLGADGHGKFWTNDSFLDVEHASTSEGRKLQARVWKEIREVCVNELSKETDRRVLRWVR
- a CDS encoding Luciferase-like monooxygenase, putative — translated: MAEFISVTFPNASTEINPIAKASIDPEYLVRYARNLDDYGYNYTLVPYGSALYDPFTIGATILAVTKNVKVIIALRPNTLYPTVAAKALATLDQLSRGRVVVHFIAGGSDAEQAKEGDFLSKDERYGRLEDYIKILRRAWKSDEPFDWDSKYYTFKQFSNQVRLTGDSIPVSVGGSSPEAYRIGGSLADIFGLWGEPLKETKEQIERIYAEAAKAGRPESDRPRIWVTFRPIVAETEDLAWAKAHRTLDALNSNRANGQSRVPVNAPPPQNVGSRRLLDIATRGEVQDRALWYPTVTATNAQGASTALVGSPQTIVDSLIDYVDLGADLISIRGYDNLNDAIDYGRYILPKVRETLKERENDASK
- a CDS encoding Transferase family protein yields the protein MTVPETPNKSVRTFEPFYLTCLDHTVGPVFMNFFLSFRKNTEECLIAINQGVSGLVERLPILAGDVIQTTSPDGRKNVMQIVPSSTLIHEVPMVSIKHHPHHVIPNKNLQIKATTSRTEKFASLDDSYVPPVSLLPISPGPRPVFRLQVNVLADGLVLAVGFHHSVFDATGAGRLIEKLAERCRDPGSQNLTPTSELKEEIYLRRLVDDAGMLTARSSCRDKEESQDCKIEAPTAESDWVMPKLDVYSFHFAAATIAQLKTACSGVLSDLQSRQHDDDVRPVDDSRNPKQKFISTNDILTALVALDMYKARTHQMKDAQTDKTAEMVMIVDLRKRFASLPSTYLGNSVSIIRANAHPHSVLPKPAVSISKRHQHPTIANAALLEITALALQIRQKLALIDDPSVRRDLARLMRKQDWSQMGTHLPNMMVSSWRQLKVYGLDFGPALGQIVEFNPQATLVDGFCIIQPERASESGEKSGWEAYVTLQSDAMGSFLQNGTFSTLSQDKVARYVS